One Calditrichota bacterium DNA segment encodes these proteins:
- a CDS encoding aminopeptidase: MTRLGKAINKIIFECLKIRNSESLLVIADEANSEVGNLFLKKAADRKVESYLLKIPTPKSADSDPSPALRRFIGNANAIVLATEPPLVHSKIIAHACHNGGRVICLNETDMAVLEQAVNADYRFVERVSRRIADIFSIGRNVAVQTRAGTNITFKISRHKGNANHGCARSAGEFGILPAGEAYVTPDKGTMRGIVVVDGSVPEIGLVKSSLKLYVKNGFVTQIIGDELAAAIRKRIKPFGKNGRNVAEFGVGTNPEVELYGNSLADEKKFGTAHIALGNHLFEGGSTVTKLHLDMIFQKPTITIDGRPLIVSGKLVE; encoded by the coding sequence ATGACGCGATTGGGAAAAGCGATTAACAAAATTATTTTCGAGTGTTTGAAAATCCGCAACAGCGAGTCGCTGTTGGTGATCGCGGACGAAGCAAATAGCGAGGTGGGAAATTTGTTTCTGAAAAAAGCTGCCGACCGGAAAGTGGAAAGTTACTTGCTGAAGATTCCCACTCCGAAATCTGCCGATTCCGATCCTTCGCCAGCGCTTCGTCGCTTCATTGGCAACGCCAATGCGATCGTGTTGGCGACCGAGCCTCCGCTGGTGCATTCCAAAATTATCGCCCATGCTTGTCACAACGGAGGTCGCGTCATTTGTCTGAACGAAACTGACATGGCGGTGCTGGAACAGGCTGTAAATGCAGATTACAGATTTGTCGAAAGAGTGAGTCGCCGAATCGCTGATATTTTTTCTATTGGCAGAAATGTGGCGGTCCAGACCCGCGCCGGTACAAATATCACGTTCAAGATATCGCGGCACAAGGGAAACGCAAATCACGGCTGCGCCCGGTCCGCGGGCGAATTTGGGATTTTACCTGCCGGCGAAGCCTACGTCACTCCGGACAAAGGCACGATGAGGGGAATTGTCGTCGTGGACGGTTCGGTTCCGGAGATTGGTCTGGTGAAAAGTTCGCTGAAATTGTACGTGAAAAACGGTTTCGTGACGCAGATAATCGGAGATGAATTGGCTGCCGCCATTCGCAAACGGATAAAACCGTTCGGCAAAAACGGCAGAAATGTCGCCGAGTTTGGCGTCGGCACGAATCCGGAAGTCGAGCTTTACGGAAATTCCCTCGCCGATGAGAAAAAATTTGGCACAGCGCACATCGCGCTGGGAAACCATTTGTTCGAGGGCGGGAGTACGGTGACGAAGTTACACCTCGACATGATTTTTCAAAAACCCACCATTACCATCGACGGCAGGCCTTTAATTGTTTCCGGCAAACTCGTCGAGTAA
- a CDS encoding DUF2851 family protein → MKVDDRSGIAEHFIFQLWEKKYFSTRKLQTANGTPVTVVSPGTRNHDAGPDFKNATIKMNDRILHGDVEIHRAPEDWYQHGHHADAAYNNVIAHVIIGKQTSHEPAVRLSRTPVPAEIFVDIPEEKFFELEKKYQLLAAGESEPIICQLSEFSDEKKLAVIDYFSRERFNAKVERFREMREFAAWNQILYSGILEALGYAKNQTPFRKLANRLPFEALLREKNQVNSSNLLTHVQGLLFGTAGLLPSQNPSFDWRKIKDQTTKNYVTLLEKIWADFSQRLGLEPLRREEWLFFRLRPVNFPTRRIAGASVILLRFFESGVLEKLLRLFDSLQEKPRELTNELVRLFICQTRGYWAKFYTFSDSVGDSESEKDVTLVGASRAREIVVNIILPAVFAYAVEIDDSHLKTIGKQVYYEFPRTTPNAIERRMLSLLFGKEKKSGEFITTAAKQQGLIHLYKLFCRRNECDRCLQSLPDDENE, encoded by the coding sequence ATGAAGGTCGATGATCGCAGTGGGATTGCTGAACATTTCATCTTTCAACTCTGGGAAAAGAAATATTTTTCCACGCGGAAACTACAAACGGCCAACGGCACTCCGGTTACCGTGGTCTCTCCGGGCACGCGCAATCACGACGCCGGCCCTGATTTCAAAAATGCCACCATAAAAATGAACGACCGCATTCTCCACGGCGACGTAGAAATCCACCGCGCGCCGGAAGACTGGTACCAACACGGGCATCACGCCGACGCGGCGTACAATAACGTGATTGCGCACGTTATCATCGGCAAACAGACGAGTCACGAGCCGGCGGTTCGCTTGAGCCGAACGCCGGTGCCGGCGGAAATTTTCGTTGACATTCCCGAAGAAAAATTTTTCGAATTGGAGAAAAAATATCAATTGCTCGCCGCCGGCGAGAGCGAGCCGATTATTTGCCAGCTCTCCGAATTTTCTGACGAGAAAAAACTTGCCGTTATCGATTATTTCAGCCGCGAACGCTTCAACGCGAAAGTGGAGCGCTTTCGCGAGATGCGGGAGTTTGCCGCGTGGAATCAAATTTTGTACAGCGGAATTTTGGAAGCTTTGGGCTACGCAAAAAATCAAACGCCATTCCGAAAACTCGCCAACCGGCTGCCATTTGAAGCTCTGCTGCGCGAGAAAAATCAAGTTAATTCTTCAAATCTTCTGACTCACGTTCAGGGATTACTTTTCGGCACCGCTGGCTTGCTCCCCAGTCAGAATCCGTCTTTTGACTGGCGAAAAATCAAAGATCAAACAACGAAAAATTATGTGACGCTACTGGAAAAAATCTGGGCTGATTTTTCGCAACGTCTCGGGCTGGAGCCGCTGCGCCGCGAGGAATGGCTTTTTTTTCGACTGCGGCCTGTCAATTTCCCAACGCGACGCATCGCCGGCGCCAGCGTTATCTTGCTGCGATTTTTTGAATCTGGCGTACTGGAAAAACTGCTCCGTCTTTTCGACAGTCTCCAGGAAAAACCCCGAGAGTTGACGAACGAGCTCGTCAGATTATTCATCTGCCAAACCCGCGGATACTGGGCGAAATTTTACACGTTCTCAGATTCCGTCGGCGATAGCGAGTCAGAAAAAGACGTCACGCTCGTCGGCGCTTCCCGAGCCCGGGAAATCGTCGTCAACATCATTCTGCCCGCTGTCTTCGCATACGCAGTTGAGATCGACGACTCGCATCTCAAAACAATCGGCAAACAAGTCTATTACGAATTCCCCCGGACAACGCCCAACGCCATCGAACGGAGAATGTTGTCCCTCTTGTTCGGGAAGGAGAAAAAGAGCGGGGAATTTATCACTACGGCGGCCAAACAGCAAGGGCTTATTCATTTGTACAAACTTTTTTGTCGGAGGAATGAGTGCGACCGCTGTTTGCAATCGTTGCCCGATGATGAAAATGAGTGA
- a CDS encoding CapA family protein, with protein MIRLISLVWIVAVFLSCANKQQTAQELIKKTEPEILKLKSSLKRQRVELTPVVNSVSVVAVGDIMLGNHTAQYIRKYGVEYPFAATDSILRSGDIAVGNLEGPFAVSGTPFDKKFTFKVPPEFASSLAFAGFDVMTLANNHILDYGAEGLQRTISALDSLKISHCGAGLDLKAACTPAILEENGLKIAVFGYSMTFPAEFWASKTSGGTCFPYENILERTIPHYDSTCDIVIANFHWGRELKNAPRDYQRQTAHKAIDLGADLVIGHHPHVLQGVEIYKNRLIAYSLGNFAFASYSKRATESIILKVYLTKNGLLFARAVPINVNNYEVEFQPRPLSGKKAKEVIRHLNDYSRQLPAGAIFDSCGVIWGNLLTRYDSRALIDSVKFSFLQNKKISK; from the coding sequence ATGATCCGTTTGATTTCGCTCGTGTGGATTGTTGCGGTTTTTCTCTCTTGCGCCAATAAACAGCAAACGGCTCAAGAGTTGATTAAGAAAACTGAACCGGAAATTTTGAAATTAAAAAGTTCGCTCAAGCGGCAGAGAGTCGAGTTAACGCCGGTCGTGAATTCCGTGTCTGTTGTTGCGGTCGGCGATATCATGCTCGGAAATCACACTGCCCAATACATCCGTAAATACGGCGTGGAATATCCGTTTGCGGCGACGGATTCAATTTTGCGCAGCGGGGACATCGCCGTCGGCAATCTCGAGGGGCCGTTTGCCGTTTCCGGGACGCCATTCGACAAAAAATTTACTTTCAAAGTTCCTCCGGAGTTTGCCAGCAGCCTCGCCTTTGCCGGTTTTGACGTAATGACGCTGGCGAACAATCACATTCTCGACTATGGCGCAGAAGGTTTGCAGCGGACAATTTCTGCTCTCGATTCGCTAAAAATCAGTCACTGCGGCGCCGGATTGGATTTGAAAGCGGCGTGTACGCCGGCGATTTTAGAGGAGAACGGTTTGAAAATTGCCGTTTTCGGTTATTCCATGACCTTTCCGGCAGAGTTCTGGGCGTCGAAAACTTCCGGCGGCACATGTTTTCCCTATGAAAATATTCTGGAGCGCACCATTCCGCATTACGACTCCACTTGCGACATTGTCATCGCCAATTTCCACTGGGGGCGAGAATTGAAAAATGCGCCGCGAGATTACCAGCGACAGACGGCGCACAAAGCAATTGATCTGGGCGCCGATCTGGTTATCGGTCATCATCCGCACGTTTTGCAGGGCGTGGAAATTTACAAAAACAGGCTCATCGCCTACAGTTTGGGGAACTTCGCCTTCGCGTCTTACAGCAAAAGGGCGACGGAGAGCATCATTCTGAAAGTCTATTTGACAAAAAACGGTCTGCTTTTCGCCAGAGCCGTTCCCATTAATGTCAACAATTACGAGGTCGAATTTCAGCCGAGGCCGCTTTCCGGGAAAAAAGCAAAAGAGGTAATTCGTCACTTGAATGATTACTCGCGGCAGCTTCCTGCCGGCGCAATTTTTGACAGTTGCGGCGTGATCTGGGGAAATTTGCTGACAAGATACGATTCGCGCGCATTGATTGATTCAGTCAAATTTTCTTTTTTGCAAAATAAAAAAATTTCCAAATAA
- the katG gene encoding catalase/peroxidase HPI, protein MNKESKCPVTGDAYKHTTLGGNMIRDWWPNQLNLKILYQNPPTLKPTGEDFNYAAAFAELDYEALKNDLRRIMTESQDWWPADYGHYGPLFIRMAWHSAGTYRVFDGRGGGSTGNQRFAPLNSWPDNVNLDKARRLLWPIKKKYGNNISWADLMILAGNVALESMGFKTFGFGGGRVDIWEPEEDVYWGPESEWLADERHRDERDLEKPLAAVQMGLIYVNPEGPNGEPNVLAAAEDIRESFRRMGMNDEETVALIVGGHTFGKTHGAADPDKYVGPEPEAAPLEEQGLGWKNSFGIGKGADTITSGLEGAWTHTPTKWDNSFLELLFRYDWNLEKSPAGAWQWVPTDPETENLVPDAHDPDKRHKPIMLTTDLALRMDPIYGPIARRFLENPDELADAFARAWFKLTHRDMGPKSRYLGPEMPEADIIWQDPVPQVDHELIDEEDVAGLKKQILASELTVPELVYTAWSSAATFRGSDKRSGANGARIRLAPQKDWDVNQPAQLAKVLRALEGIQAEFNGAQPGSKKVSLADLIVLGGVAAVEESAKQAGFEVQVSFAPGRTDAGQEQTDVESFEYLKPVADGFRNYLNPACDLPAEQLLIDRAQLLTLTVPEMTVLVGGMRALGANFGSVSHGVFTERPGALTNDFFINLLDMGIEWQPSADHPQIYEGFDRATGELKWTATRVDLVFGANSQLRAQAEFYAQDDNKEKFVRDFVAAWNKVMNLDRFDLAWS, encoded by the coding sequence ATGAATAAAGAAAGCAAGTGCCCGGTAACGGGAGACGCATACAAACACACCACCCTGGGCGGAAACATGATCCGGGACTGGTGGCCAAACCAACTGAACCTGAAGATCCTCTATCAAAACCCGCCTACGCTCAAGCCCACGGGCGAGGATTTCAACTATGCCGCGGCATTTGCCGAACTCGACTACGAGGCGCTTAAAAATGACCTCCGCCGCATTATGACCGAATCCCAGGACTGGTGGCCAGCCGACTACGGCCACTATGGTCCCCTCTTCATCCGCATGGCCTGGCACAGCGCGGGCACCTACCGTGTCTTTGACGGACGCGGTGGCGGATCCACAGGTAACCAACGTTTTGCGCCATTGAATAGTTGGCCAGACAACGTAAACCTCGACAAGGCGCGTCGCCTGCTCTGGCCGATCAAGAAGAAGTACGGCAACAATATCTCCTGGGCCGACCTGATGATCCTCGCCGGAAACGTTGCCCTCGAGTCGATGGGGTTCAAGACCTTCGGCTTCGGCGGCGGTCGCGTGGACATCTGGGAGCCTGAGGAGGATGTGTACTGGGGTCCCGAGTCCGAGTGGCTGGCCGACGAGCGCCATCGAGATGAGCGGGATCTCGAAAAGCCGCTGGCTGCCGTTCAGATGGGCCTGATCTACGTGAACCCGGAAGGTCCAAACGGCGAGCCCAACGTGCTTGCGGCCGCAGAGGATATTCGCGAGAGCTTCCGGCGCATGGGCATGAACGACGAAGAGACAGTTGCGTTGATCGTTGGCGGGCACACCTTCGGAAAAACCCACGGAGCCGCCGATCCCGACAAGTATGTGGGCCCCGAGCCCGAGGCGGCTCCACTCGAAGAACAGGGTCTGGGCTGGAAGAACAGCTTCGGCATCGGCAAGGGCGCCGACACGATCACAAGCGGACTCGAGGGCGCCTGGACCCATACGCCCACGAAGTGGGACAACAGCTTCCTCGAGCTCCTCTTCCGCTACGACTGGAACCTGGAGAAAAGCCCTGCCGGGGCCTGGCAGTGGGTGCCGACCGATCCGGAGACCGAAAATCTGGTTCCTGACGCCCACGATCCCGACAAGCGGCATAAACCCATCATGCTGACCACAGACCTCGCGCTTCGCATGGACCCCATCTACGGGCCCATAGCCCGCCGCTTCCTGGAAAACCCGGATGAGCTTGCCGACGCCTTTGCCCGTGCCTGGTTCAAGCTCACTCACCGCGATATGGGACCCAAGTCACGTTATCTCGGGCCAGAAATGCCTGAGGCGGACATTATCTGGCAAGACCCCGTCCCCCAGGTGGATCACGAACTGATCGACGAGGAGGATGTAGCCGGGCTGAAAAAGCAAATCCTCGCCTCGGAGCTCACCGTTCCGGAGCTCGTCTACACCGCCTGGTCCTCTGCCGCGACCTTCCGCGGCTCCGACAAGCGCAGCGGCGCCAACGGGGCGCGCATTCGCCTAGCCCCCCAGAAGGACTGGGATGTCAATCAGCCAGCCCAGCTCGCCAAGGTGTTGAGGGCCCTCGAAGGTATCCAGGCTGAGTTTAATGGAGCGCAGCCCGGCAGCAAGAAGGTCTCGCTCGCAGACCTGATCGTCCTTGGAGGCGTCGCTGCAGTCGAAGAGAGCGCGAAGCAGGCCGGCTTCGAGGTGCAGGTCTCCTTTGCGCCCGGCCGCACCGATGCCGGCCAGGAACAGACCGACGTCGAGTCATTCGAGTACCTGAAGCCGGTGGCAGACGGCTTCCGCAACTACCTGAATCCAGCTTGCGATTTGCCTGCCGAGCAACTGCTCATTGATCGCGCCCAGCTCCTCACCCTCACGGTGCCGGAGATGACCGTGCTCGTAGGCGGAATGCGTGCGCTGGGGGCCAACTTTGGCAGCGTCTCCCATGGCGTCTTTACGGAACGCCCGGGCGCGCTCACGAACGACTTCTTTATAAACCTTCTCGACATGGGCATCGAATGGCAACCCAGCGCAGACCATCCGCAGATTTACGAGGGGTTCGACCGTGCCACCGGGGAGCTGAAGTGGACCGCGACCCGTGTGGACCTGGTCTTCGGAGCTAACTCACAGCTGCGGGCCCAGGCGGAGTTCTACGCCCAGGACGATAACAAGGAGAAGTTCGTGCGCGACTTTGTTGCGGCCTGGAACAAGGTGATGAACCTTGATCGCTTCGACCTTGCCTGGTCGTAA
- a CDS encoding endonuclease/exonuclease/phosphatase family protein, giving the protein MRIITWNCQGAFRKKVRHIANLKPDIAVIQECEKLEMLNLENEIVQPYSQHWFGDGQKGLGIFSFTEYTIHPYNEYDSSIRHCVPVHVKGKTDFNLIAVWAMNHKQRRLSYIAQVYLGIEKYKNLIKQRDTIVMGDFNFNKIWDDTPRIANFSKVVDELEKDGISSIYHEYFREPYGKETKNTLYMYRKQDKGFHIDYCFAPKSWLRFLKSVQIGHYDFWCKLSDHCPLIIDFDERVTNFS; this is encoded by the coding sequence TTGAGAATAATTACATGGAATTGTCAGGGAGCGTTTAGAAAAAAAGTAAGACATATCGCAAATCTGAAACCTGACATTGCTGTTATCCAAGAATGTGAAAAACTTGAAATGCTCAACCTTGAAAACGAAATTGTTCAGCCATATTCCCAACATTGGTTTGGTGACGGACAGAAAGGTTTAGGCATATTTTCATTTACAGAGTACACAATTCATCCCTATAACGAATACGATTCATCAATCAGACACTGTGTACCAGTCCACGTTAAAGGCAAAACAGATTTTAATCTTATTGCAGTTTGGGCTATGAACCATAAGCAAAGGAGATTGAGTTACATCGCCCAAGTTTACCTCGGAATCGAAAAATATAAAAATCTCATCAAGCAGAGAGACACAATAGTTATGGGGGATTTCAATTTCAATAAAATATGGGATGATACGCCAAGAATTGCCAATTTTTCTAAAGTAGTAGATGAACTTGAGAAAGATGGCATATCCAGTATCTATCACGAGTACTTCAGAGAACCCTACGGAAAGGAAACAAAAAATACACTTTATATGTACCGAAAACAAGATAAAGGATTTCATATAGATTACTGTTTTGCTCCTAAATCATGGTTGCGGTTTCTAAAATCTGTTCAGATTGGGCATTATGATTTTTGGTGTAAATTAAGTGACCATTGTCCACTAATCATTGATTTTGATGAAAGGGTCACAAATTTCAGCTAA
- a CDS encoding phosphatidate cytidylyltransferase, whose product MDWKKLGLRVLVAIFGAPLIIFLLLHGKLPFVFLILLINLVAQFEFYQLTEHKNMLPLKIWGLLVTVVITFSFYYFGLKWFWLILLLAFYGVLLLELFRNNQSATLNISASAWGMIYPAVFFGFMILIRELPGELGVDYIAGGRWLLLMLITIWICDTAAYFIGKAIGKHKLFPRVSPNKTIEGAVAGVVFSFITAYIFHLTYIRTLSLAQCLTIALIVAIFGQVGDLMESLFKRDAGVKDSSNLLPGHGGMLDRFDAPLFVAPLVYLYLKFLVF is encoded by the coding sequence TTGGACTGGAAAAAATTGGGGTTACGAGTTCTGGTGGCAATTTTTGGCGCGCCGCTCATCATTTTCCTGCTGCTTCATGGCAAGCTACCTTTTGTTTTTTTAATTTTGCTGATCAATCTTGTGGCGCAATTTGAATTCTACCAACTCACCGAACACAAAAACATGCTGCCATTGAAAATCTGGGGATTGTTGGTAACGGTTGTCATCACTTTTTCTTTTTATTATTTTGGGCTGAAATGGTTTTGGCTCATTTTATTGCTTGCGTTTTACGGCGTTCTTTTACTTGAACTGTTTCGAAACAATCAGTCCGCGACGTTGAACATCTCTGCGTCGGCCTGGGGCATGATTTATCCCGCTGTTTTCTTTGGGTTTATGATTTTAATTCGGGAACTTCCCGGCGAATTGGGCGTTGATTACATTGCCGGCGGCAGATGGCTGCTGCTGATGCTCATCACCATCTGGATTTGCGACACGGCGGCTTATTTCATTGGCAAAGCTATTGGCAAACACAAATTATTTCCGCGCGTCAGCCCGAATAAGACGATTGAAGGCGCCGTGGCCGGTGTGGTTTTTTCGTTCATTACGGCGTACATTTTTCATTTGACTTACATTCGCACGCTGAGCCTGGCGCAGTGTCTGACGATTGCGCTCATCGTGGCTATCTTTGGGCAAGTAGGCGATTTAATGGAATCGCTGTTCAAACGCGACGCCGGCGTCAAAGATTCGTCAAATTTGCTGCCGGGACATGGCGGCATGTTGGACAGATTCGATGCGCCATTATTTGTCGCACCGCTTGTTTATCTGTATTTGAAATTTTTGGTTTTTTAA
- a CDS encoding septal ring lytic transglycosylase RlpA family protein, with product MPLSLKLTTQQGKASYYADSFKGNKTANGEIYDPKKFTAAHRTLPFGTRVRVTNLFNDKSVVVRINDRGPFIKSRIIDLSRAAAEQLGIIDSGVAEVLIEVLK from the coding sequence ATGCCGCTATCATTGAAGCTAACGACACAGCAGGGCAAAGCTTCTTATTACGCGGACTCTTTTAAAGGCAATAAGACCGCCAACGGAGAAATTTATGATCCGAAGAAATTTACCGCCGCCCACAGAACGCTCCCCTTTGGCACGCGCGTTCGGGTGACCAATCTATTTAATGACAAAAGCGTTGTCGTGCGCATCAACGACCGGGGTCCGTTCATAAAATCGAGAATAATCGACCTTTCCCGCGCGGCAGCGGAACAGTTGGGAATAATCGACAGCGGCGTGGCGGAAGTGCTGATCGAAGTTCTTAAATGA
- a CDS encoding dihydroorotate dehydrogenase — MADLRVSLGKITLTNPILTASGTFGTGEEFTPFLNLDRLGGIVTKAVTLEARSGNAHPRIAETPAGMLNSIGLANVGVEAFIREKLPFLNALKCRVFVNVAGKTIDEFAEVIRRIESAGGVDGYELNVSCPNVKEGGMAFGANPEMTAQITEKTRRATDKFITVKLTPNVTSIAEIAVAAEQSGADALTVINTLVGMAVDIHSRKPKLATITGGLSGPAIKPVALAKVFQVVRVVKIPVIASGGVMNVDDVVEFLITGATAVQIGTANFINPKICEQLADELNEFCRLNQIDSIQEIIGTLKLNK; from the coding sequence ATGGCTGATTTACGAGTTTCGTTGGGAAAAATAACGCTCACCAATCCGATTCTGACGGCATCCGGCACATTTGGCACCGGCGAAGAATTCACGCCTTTTCTCAATCTGGATCGGCTGGGCGGAATCGTGACCAAAGCGGTCACTCTCGAAGCGCGTTCCGGAAATGCGCATCCCCGAATTGCAGAAACGCCGGCCGGAATGCTCAATTCCATCGGCCTCGCCAACGTCGGCGTTGAAGCATTCATTCGCGAAAAACTTCCGTTTTTAAATGCGTTGAAATGCCGCGTATTCGTCAACGTCGCCGGAAAAACGATTGACGAATTCGCTGAAGTTATTCGCCGCATTGAGTCCGCCGGCGGAGTTGACGGCTACGAGCTGAATGTTTCCTGCCCCAACGTGAAAGAAGGCGGAATGGCGTTCGGCGCTAATCCTGAAATGACCGCCCAAATCACAGAAAAAACGCGTCGGGCGACTGATAAATTTATCACTGTCAAACTGACGCCCAACGTAACGTCCATCGCGGAAATCGCCGTTGCCGCCGAACAAAGCGGCGCCGACGCGCTGACAGTGATCAACACGCTGGTCGGCATGGCCGTCGATATTCATTCGCGGAAACCAAAATTAGCCACGATTACCGGCGGTTTGTCCGGGCCGGCAATCAAGCCGGTGGCGCTGGCAAAAGTTTTTCAGGTCGTTCGTGTCGTGAAAATTCCCGTCATCGCCTCCGGCGGCGTCATGAACGTTGACGACGTAGTTGAATTTCTCATCACCGGCGCGACTGCGGTACAAATCGGAACCGCAAATTTCATAAATCCGAAAATATGCGAACAATTAGCGGACGAATTAAATGAATTTTGTCGCCTGAATCAAATTGACTCAATTCAAGAAATTATCGGAACCCTAAAACTGAATAAGTGA
- a CDS encoding dihydroorotate dehydrogenase electron transfer subunit, with the protein MGIMAGTTARLATGKIIEKFSITNDIKKLRIYHPETAKSALPGQFVNIRTSGSNTPLLRRPFSINLVHRKQGWFDILFRVIGRGTVALAQFESGAEVDFIGPLGNSFSFPEKKETAILVAGGLGIAPLEFLGQIFSERNISAHLFWGNQTQAPFVYQENFSQKKIRTSLATDDGSFGFHGNVIQLIEKELSHFSSDKIRVYACGPNPMLRALKNFTRGKNIACEASLETMMACGFGVCMGCNVAKADNAGYFYVCQDGPVFDLKDIRIHG; encoded by the coding sequence ATGGGAATCATGGCGGGAACCACAGCTCGACTTGCAACCGGTAAAATCATAGAAAAATTCTCCATCACCAACGACATCAAAAAGTTGCGCATTTATCACCCGGAGACCGCGAAAAGCGCGCTGCCGGGACAATTTGTCAATATTCGAACTTCCGGGAGTAACACGCCGCTGCTGCGCCGGCCTTTCAGTATTAATCTTGTCCATCGGAAACAGGGCTGGTTTGATATTTTATTTCGTGTGATCGGGCGCGGCACTGTCGCGCTGGCGCAATTTGAATCCGGCGCTGAAGTGGATTTTATTGGCCCGCTGGGAAATTCGTTTTCCTTTCCTGAAAAAAAAGAGACAGCCATACTTGTCGCCGGCGGTCTGGGAATTGCGCCGCTGGAATTTTTGGGACAAATTTTTTCCGAGAGAAATATTTCCGCACATCTTTTCTGGGGCAATCAAACCCAAGCGCCTTTTGTTTATCAGGAAAATTTTTCTCAAAAAAAAATTAGAACGTCACTCGCCACCGACGACGGAAGTTTCGGTTTTCACGGCAATGTAATTCAATTGATTGAAAAAGAATTGTCTCATTTTTCCTCTGACAAAATTCGTGTTTACGCTTGCGGCCCCAATCCCATGCTGCGCGCGCTGAAAAATTTTACTCGGGGAAAAAACATCGCTTGCGAGGCCTCGCTGGAGACCATGATGGCTTGCGGTTTCGGCGTTTGCATGGGCTGCAATGTGGCAAAGGCCGACAACGCTGGCTATTTTTACGTATGCCAAGACGGGCCGGTTTTTGATTTAAAGGACATTCGCATTCATGGCTGA